The window ATGGAAAAGATTCTGATACAGGGTTAAGTCAGACACTTGCATGGGCAACTTTTTCGTATGCTATGGAACAGTTGACAGCAGGCGATACTCTTTATCTCATGGATGGGACTTTTACTGAGAGTCTAAAGGTGACTATTTCTGGAATACCAGGCAACCCAATTACGTTTAAAGCTCTTAATGATGGGCAGGCAACAGTGGATGGAAGAAATTCCAGAATTCCTTTCAGCATGAGGGGGGCTTCTACTTCAAACCATTTAAAATATGTTGATGTTGAGGGGATTGTTTTTAGAAATTCTTCTAATAATGTGATAGATACAAAATATATAGATCATGTAACTTTCAGGAGAGTATCAGGGTATGATGCTGATGCAAATCTTAATGTTGTGGTGTTTTCATTTTGGGCTTCAGACAATATACTTGTTGAAGATTGTGCAGCTGGCGGCACAGGGAGAAAAATGTTTTCTTTTTTCAACTGTACATTTGTAACATCAAGACGCTGTTTTGGTTTGTGGAAATCAACTAATCTAACAGAGACGGAGGGTATAAATCCCTATGGTGCATCTGATTGTCTTCAAGAAAACTGCATCCATATGGATGATCCTGCAGGAGATAAAAATGTAAAAAATGGAATACTGATAGTCGACAATGGTGGAGTGGGTGGATCCCGGAACAGAGTATATGGATGTATTTCAAGGGATGCTAATGCTAATTATATGATAAGCTCTCAAAAATCTATATTAATGACAGGCAATGAGTTTAAAAACAATGTTTCACTCAATGCAGACAATTTTGGGATACAACAACGTGCTGGGAATAATTGTAAGATGATGAATTTTACTATTGTTAATGCTGCGAAAAATGCTGTAAAGGTTAATGCACAGTTATTTGGGGATTCGGGTATACTTTATGGTGATATGCGTAATTCTTCTTTAATTTCATCCGGCGGTACTGGTATCAATGTGGTAAATTCAATAGAAGTGAAAGGTTTTGTTCATAGCTATAACAATCTGTATGGCATGACGAACAACTATTCAGGGACATCTGCTGGAACAGGAGAAATCTCTGTTAATCCGAATTATGATACTGAGACTTATGGAGATGGTGCTTATCTTATGGTCCCTATTCCCTTAAAGGGGCGGGGTGAGAACGGTGCAGATATAGGCGCTGAGGTATTATATCAATATATCGATGGCACCTTATATAGAGATGATCAGCATCGGTTATGGCCATGGCCAATGGAAGACAGAATCTTTGCAGAAACAGGTATCAGTGTTACCTGGAAAGCAAAAGGCGGGCTTTGGAAAACATTAACAGGAGTCTATGGTAATCCTACACACATTGCGGCCCCAAAAGGGTTTAAAATGCTTAATACCAACTCATGAAGTACCTTTTTCGGCACATTTATTTATAAATCTAGAAATGGCCCCTTAAGGTATATATATCAAGCATCATAAGGCTGTTTTGATCATTCATGGACAATTTCCTATAACTAAGGTGAAATGCATATTTTGTTTTGACACTTACATCGCTAAAAAGCCAATAAAATTTATACAAAGCCTGGGATGATTGTACAGAAAATCTTAATACTACCATTATCTATTCATTCCAAGAGCTTAAGTCCTTATTCAGCAGATTAGCTAATTCCCTGTTATCGTCACAAAATATCTTCTGCAGTTTCTTTCTTGTTTGATTATTCAATTCGCAGACATTTGGTAGATCTTTATAATTAAGATGCTGTATGGCTTTTTTTATTCCCACAGATTTTGCAAAATCTATTAAATAACCCACGCCAATTGTCCTCAAAATCTGTGACCCATGAATAAGTCTTTCCAGTTTCCTGCTTTTAGGGAGAACTGCTTTATTAATGCGTCTGTTAACGTTATCCGGAATGAAACATGGGTCGATTTCTAAAAACCGATAGACTGATTGAATAGAAGGAAGGGGATCCCTCAGCATCTCTTCAAAAATAAGCACCAGAAGTCTGCTTGAAAGCGGGAAGTACCCAGACCATGCCTTCAAATGTTCGTAATATAAGCCTTGTTCGATGTACATTGGATTGTTTTCCAGGGCATTTTCGAATTGAAGGTTTTTACCGCTAACATAACCTAATGATATATGCCAAAGATGCTGCGAATAGGCCCTTTCAATAGGATTTCTCAGGCATACAATAATCTTCATGTCCGGGTTATACCTATACACTCTTTTTGGAGCATTATAATCATATAAATACGATGTAGAAAATTCACCAACTACCTTGCTACCGGAACAGCTTTCAAAACTTCTTTCATAGCTCTCGTATCCTTTATGGTAGTAATGATCAAAGAAATGCTCCTCCTTGCGTTTACTATTGCAAACTTCAGGATGGTCTCTTAAGCAACTCGATAGCCAGGTAGTTCCACACCTTTGCCCACCAATACCAATAAAGTTCGGTTTCATTAATCACTCTCCTGCAAATTTTTTTTGATAAGACGCATAGCTTTTCTCGGCAGACTTCATAATGGTTAAAATTTTTTGATAAGAAACCCATAAAAAGTCGATATACTTTGTCTCATGACATCAAGAAATGGTAAAAGGAAGCCTCGGAAATTCATATTTATATTATAGAAAATTTTCATTCTAATTATGAATAAAAGATAGATCTTATAAAACTCTAAAGAAGGATTTGTATCGAAACTGCTGTTAGCATACTGTCTCTTAACCGCCAGAGGTTCCTTGAGGTTTGCACCCTTGTATTTTGAAAGCAGCCTTGCCCATAATTCATAATCCACAGAGCATTTTTGTTTTTCATTATACATTCCAACCACCTCTAAACTGTTTTTCCGTAGCATAACAGCGCTGTGAAAGAAAGGATTTCCCGTACTCATCTCTTTTCTGATATCGCCATCTGTAGTTGCATAAAGCTCTATCCGGCGTTTACCTGTTCTTTCATCAATGATAAACCGTGAGCTTCCAACAATTACGATATCGGGATTTTCATCGAGGAATTTAACTTGTTTTTCCAGTCTTTCCGGTAGTGCAATATCGTCAGCATCAATATTTGCAATGTATTTACCCCTCGATAGTGTAATAGCAGTATTTAATGCTTTTGCACGACCGAGGTGTTCACGAAATTCCAGTATGACGTTAGGCTGCAGATAAGTTTTTAGAATGTCTCTAGTATGGTCAGTTGATCCATCATCCAGAATTACAAATTCAAAATCTTGAAAGGTTTGTTTTACAATACTCTCAATAGCAGTTTTTAGATATTTTTCTGCATTGTATGTTGTCATAATTACACTAACTAAAGGCTCAGGTTGTACCTTTTCTTCAGTGTTATTCATGTTTTCCGTTCTTTAACATCGGGTTTTGATAAGATGATAGGTAATAGGTAATTGCTTTTCAGGAAAACGCGAGAATAGAACAATTACTTGTAAAATTCAAGAATATTTTGAAAAGATAGGAGGAAATCGCTTTCTGCAACAGTGTAAGGAATATTAATAATTATCAATATACTCATCTTATACTGGATTTCGGATAAAATCCGAGATAAAATTGAGCGAGTATACCTTCACCAGGATTTGGTTTCCGGTAAAACCGAAAACCAAATCGGTTTTAGTATATTCAAAAATTCTCTGAGAATGTACTCGATAAAAATCAGCATAATGGTTAAAAAATTGCTGAAAGAGGAGTGGAAAAGTGTAGATGATGTTGTTAAACACACCAGTTAATGTGTAAAAAATAGACAGTAACACCAGGCAACTCCTGAGATTTGAAAAATAAAAATAGTTGATTCTACTCAAAATCAAATTTCTGCTGAAAATAGACCGCACATCAAATCCAAATAACTCGCTGCAAACGGTAATGATGAAACCTTAATTTTCTCTCCTTCCGTTTCTGTTTGTGAAAAATATGGTCATTATGATTAATTCAAGGTTAAAGATTAAAGAGTATGTGCTTTGAGTGCCTGAAATATCCTCCATATGAAAACAGTGAATTTTCAGTAAATTAGCTTATCTTCGGAGTTTTTCATCTTCATTCTGTGTGATATTCCCTTCAATATTTCTCCATCGTAAAACTCTCAAATATTGTAACTTCCTGATAACAGGAAAGATAACCCGTGCGATTAGTGGTGGTATGCAATTTGCGATTTCAGTGCGCAAGGTAAAAACTTTTACCATCTGGAAAAGGCAAACTGCCTGAGAGGGTACGAAGCAACCCATTGGTCTCAGTACTGTTTTTCATGGTATGTTTGCAATATATTGCCGTACATATACCGTCCTTGGTGGGACGGTATATGTACGGCTCAATTTTTTTTAAAGGAGGCACAGTAATCAATGTATAAAAATTATGCTTTAAGGGTTTTTAAATCTATTTCAATTTATATTCTTTTATTCTTAACTTCAGGTTTATTATTATTCGAAACTGTTGAAACAAATGCGGAAGATTTTTATATAGCCCCCAATGGATCAGATAACAATATTGGCTCGTCAAATGCACCATGGAGAAGTTTTGATAAGTCTATGGAAGTTCTTCGACCTGGAGATACCCTTTTTCTCATGGATGGAATTTTTACTGAGAGGCTCAGGGTTACCATCTCGGGAACATCATCCAACCCAATTATCTTTAAAGCTCTTAATGATGGAAAAGCGATAATAGATATGAAGGGAAGCGGTGATTTGGGTACGGAAGCTTTGAAAATTGCAGGAACAGATAATAAACATCTGGCATATATTGAGGTTGAGGGGATTGTATGCAAAAATGCTAACGGGAATGTGGTTGCAATAAGACGTGCTGACAATATCAGTATAAGACGAGTATCTGCGTATAATGCAAATCCCGATGAAAACTATGTTGTTTTTTCTGTAGCTTATGATTGTACTGATATCCTTCTTGAAGACTGTGCAGCTTCGGGTACAGGGAGAAAGATGTATGATGTGTTCTCAGACAGTAATGCCACTTTCAGGCGATGTTGGGGCAGGTGGGTAGATCATAAATTGGGGACTTGGAATTCATCTTTGGACGTCTATGGAGCTGATGATTGCATAGTTGAGAACTGTATCTTTACTATGGATCCGAAAGTAACAAGGAGGGTTCATGGAATAGGGATAGTGGATCAAAGTAATTCTGAAGCAGACAGAAACAAAATCCATGGTAATGTCGTATACGGAATAAACTCGTATTGTTATTATGTCAGTAGTGGTGGAGGGCATCATATAAAAGATAACAGGCATGTCGATAATGTGGCAATTATGGATAACCGTTCTATCGGCGGTCGTGGTTTTTTACAGTCAGCAGATGGGAATTGGGCAGGGGACAGGTTCACACTTGTCGGTTCATCTGATGTTGATTTAGTTACGATAACGGCAATGGCTTCTGGACAAGACCGTGATTTTGAAGTCAGAGGAGTTTTTCGTAATTCAGTTTTATTTTCAGGTGATGTGGGTATCAAGGTTACTTCTTCGCCTTTAATCGGCTCTTTTACAAATAAATATAATAATCTCAGCAGCATAACAAATCCTTATGCAGGTATAGCATCTCAAGGGTGGGGTGAAGGAAATATTGAAGGGGTAATTCCCGATTATAGTACATCCAAATACGGGAAAGGTGCCTATTTAATCAGGCCGGTAAACTTAAGAGGAAAAGGGGAGAACGGTTCAGATATAGGCGCTGAGGTATTATATCAATATATCGATGGGACACTACATAGAGATGATCAGCATAGATTATGGCCATGGCCGATGGAAGACAGGATTCGTGCAGAAACAGGTGTCAGTGTGACCTGGGAAGCAAGCGGGGGGTTGTGGAAGACACTGGATGGTGTTTATGATGGTCGCCCAACCACAGGTACACCAATCACAGGTACACCAACCACGGGTACACCAACCACAGGTACTCCTTTTGGTGTGCTGATGAGCAGCCCGGAACCGGGTTCGGCATTGACAACTCAGGCCGTTACCTTTGAGTGGAACGCTGGTGCCGAAGTTACCGGGTACTGGCTGGGGGTGGGGACAAGCTTTGCATCAGTAAGCACTTCGCCATGGGGAGACATATATGCGGCATCATCAGGGACAAATACAATGCAACAGGTAACAGGAATCCCCACAAATGGGAATCCTGTCTATCTACGATTGTGGTGGAGGAATAATGGTGTGTGGGATTACGAGGACTATACTTACCAGACGGTTAATGACGGCTCTTAATACAGTGGAAGGATTTACCGTGATAAGTACTTGAAATGTATTTCCTCAGTGTATATTTTTTATGGAAATAGAAACGGTCCCGTTAGATATAAAATTATCTAACGGGGTACTTATCCTGTAACGAATTTAGTGAAACTCTCTGCCTGCATTCTTGCTGACATTTCATTGAGAATCGGTTTGAAAGGTAGACGGTCAGGTTACATGGAGCTTCAGACTTCTCCTCGTTAATAATTAATCAATAATATTCAATACATCAGCATACCATATGGTAACCATTCAAAGTTATTAGGCACAATACCCGGGAGGAAAGTTTGTGATGGGAAGGTTTTCGATAATTTTCTACAAAGTAATTATTCTACACTCACTGCCTGACGGAGGCGATCTTCCTCCTTCAGGAAGTGAGCTGTCTAAAGCTTCTGCGTTTTCATGCCATGATAGTGTATATTTCGGTACACAGCGAATCGAGCAACTCTGACTCTTATACTAAAACCGGTTTAGTTTTCTCTAAAAACCAGTTTCTGGTTAATGGTGTCCCCGGATAAAAGGCGTCGAGGACTTTCCCCGGACAAACGACGCCGAGGAAAGTCCTCGCTCCGTTTTTTCTCGGATTTTATCCGAAAACCAATATAAGATGAGTATATCACGTTTTAAAGAATTGTTTAACAGATGCAATAATATAAGAAGTATCTTCATCCTCCTGCAATGGTTCTATAGGGAGAGAGCAAACCTCCTGAGCTGCTTGGATTGTATTGTTCAGAGGGTCCAGGACTTTCATTTTGCCAGCAAATACTTTCATTTTGTGTAGTGGTACAGGATAATAAATCATCGTACTTATACCCTTTTCTTTGAAAAACTCCAGAAAGTCATTCCGTTTGTCATTATGAATTCTGATAGTGTACTGATGATAGACAGAATCGTCGTTGTTGCCAGGCCTTGTGGTGCTTGAGATTTGAGAAGTGGGAAGTGTTATACCCTTAACACATGATAGCTCTTTATTGTAGACGGCAGCAATTTTTTGCCGTCGTGCATTAAAATCATCAATAAATTTGAACTTTGCCAGAAGAACCGCAGCCTGGAGTGTATCGAGCCTTGCGTTGTAACCAATATGGTCGACGTTATATTTATCTTTTCCGCCATGTTTAAGGAGCATTCGAACAAGTTCCGATATTTCATCATTATTAGTTGAAATCATACCACCGTCTCCAAACCCGCCAAGGTTTTTAGAAGGGAAAAAGCTGAATGTGCCTGCAGTACCTGTTGAACCCAGTTTTTTTCTTTCCCGTGTGCCCCCGAATGCCTGCGCTACATCTTCGACTACAAAGAGTTTGTGCTTTTGAGCAATATCTGAGATTTCTTCCATGTTGCATGCCTGTCCATAGAGATGAACAGGAATTATTCCCACGACATTTGCTGGGTTTTGTGTTAAATATTCTCTTATTTTATCTGTATCAATGTTGTATGTTACGGGGTCAATATCGACGAATACTGGAGTCGCACCGGATCGCAAAATGGCATCTCCTGTTGCCGTAAA is drawn from Candidatus Scalindua sp. and contains these coding sequences:
- a CDS encoding sulfotransferase domain-containing protein, which gives rise to MKPNFIGIGGQRCGTTWLSSCLRDHPEVCNSKRKEEHFFDHYYHKGYESYERSFESCSGSKVVGEFSTSYLYDYNAPKRVYRYNPDMKIIVCLRNPIERAYSQHLWHISLGYVSGKNLQFENALENNPMYIEQGLYYEHLKAWSGYFPLSSRLLVLIFEEMLRDPLPSIQSVYRFLEIDPCFIPDNVNRRINKAVLPKSRKLERLIHGSQILRTIGVGYLIDFAKSVGIKKAIQHLNYKDLPNVCELNNQTRKKLQKIFCDDNRELANLLNKDLSSWNE
- a CDS encoding glycosyltransferase; this translates as MNNTEEKVQPEPLVSVIMTTYNAEKYLKTAIESIVKQTFQDFEFVILDDGSTDHTRDILKTYLQPNVILEFREHLGRAKALNTAITLSRGKYIANIDADDIALPERLEKQVKFLDENPDIVIVGSSRFIIDERTGKRRIELYATTDGDIRKEMSTGNPFFHSAVMLRKNSLEVVGMYNEKQKCSVDYELWARLLSKYKGANLKEPLAVKRQYANSSFDTNPSLEFYKIYLLFIIRMKIFYNINMNFRGFLLPFLDVMRQSISTFYGFLIKKF
- a CDS encoding DegT/DnrJ/EryC1/StrS family aminotransferase; this encodes MKQIPMLDLKREYEYMQEDIDTAIKKCLEHQKWILGPEVNELENKIAEYIGVKHCIGVSSGTEALVLALRAIAIQSKGQEYFSREDEIITTPFTFTATGDAILRSGATPVFVDIDPVTYNIDTDKIREYLTQNPANVVGIIPVHLYGQACNMEEISDIAQKHKLFVVEDVAQAFGGTRERKKLGSTGTAGTFSFFPSKNLGGFGDGGMISTNNDEISELVRMLLKHGGKDKYNVDHIGYNARLDTLQAAVLLAKFKFIDDFNARRQKIAAVYNKELSCVKGITLPTSQISSTTRPGNNDDSVYHQYTIRIHNDKRNDFLEFFKEKGISTMIYYPVPLHKMKVFAGKMKVLDPLNNTIQAAQEVCSLPIEPLQEDEDTSYIIASVKQFFKT